The following proteins come from a genomic window of Nostoc sp. ATCC 53789:
- a CDS encoding AAA-like domain-containing protein — protein MKQSKSTRKRGIVLTIAGLKRLQAAILAMEKVQNNGNHFTLEDLGDRMNVSTKTLNRLWSLNTGVDQKTLKLCFTAFNLELHREDYTILSEPNTTVVSPTRLLSLDTGEKKLSTPFSLESFVPQHHNQLENLWSYPDGPVALDSPFYVERPPIEELVYREIIQPGCVIRIRAPREMGKTSLVLRLLAFAQMQGYRAVNLNCKQMDATCLTDLNKFLRSFCWQIATELGIDPKLDENWDEEIGCKLSCSLYLQSYLLKQSKSPVVLVLNEVDHFFEYPQIAQEFFGLLRSWYEEARQDANLQKLRLLVVYSTEVYVSLDINRSPFNIGLPIRLPEFTKHQVEYLAQRHGLDWTSQNEVTQLMSLVGGHPALIRIALYYICCQGITLEEVIHEAIANGGIYRYHLWRHWAILQENSSLVKAYIEVVSSKQSVSLNPIDAHKLESLGLITYEGDSILPRCQLYRAYFKKQLGVAEFEYNSLQKRA, from the coding sequence ATGAAGCAATCTAAGAGTACGCGAAAGCGAGGAATTGTCCTAACGATCGCTGGATTGAAGCGTTTACAAGCTGCGATTCTGGCTATGGAAAAGGTTCAAAACAATGGCAATCACTTCACTCTAGAAGATTTAGGCGATCGCATGAATGTTTCAACCAAAACTCTGAACCGATTATGGTCGTTGAATACAGGCGTGGATCAAAAAACCTTAAAATTGTGCTTTACCGCCTTTAACCTAGAATTACACAGGGAAGACTACACAATTTTGAGTGAACCGAATACTACTGTAGTCTCTCCAACTCGATTGTTGAGTTTAGATACAGGAGAAAAGAAATTATCTACGCCTTTCTCCTTAGAATCCTTTGTTCCTCAGCACCATAACCAACTCGAAAATCTTTGGTCATACCCAGATGGCCCTGTAGCTCTAGATTCCCCCTTCTATGTCGAACGTCCTCCCATTGAAGAACTAGTTTATCGAGAAATAATTCAACCAGGCTGTGTGATCCGAATTCGAGCGCCAAGAGAGATGGGAAAAACTTCTCTTGTGTTGCGGCTATTGGCTTTTGCCCAGATGCAAGGTTATCGCGCTGTGAACCTGAATTGCAAGCAAATGGATGCAACCTGTCTGACAGACTTAAACAAGTTTTTGCGTTCTTTTTGCTGGCAAATTGCAACAGAATTAGGCATAGACCCCAAGCTAGATGAAAACTGGGATGAGGAAATAGGCTGTAAGTTAAGTTGCAGTTTATACTTACAATCCTACTTACTAAAGCAGAGTAAAAGTCCAGTAGTTTTAGTGTTAAATGAGGTTGACCACTTTTTTGAATATCCTCAAATTGCTCAGGAGTTCTTTGGTTTGTTACGCTCTTGGTATGAAGAAGCGCGACAAGATGCTAACTTGCAGAAGCTTAGGCTACTGGTGGTTTATTCCACAGAAGTTTACGTCTCTCTAGATATCAACCGTTCTCCATTTAATATTGGACTACCGATCCGTCTGCCAGAATTTACTAAGCATCAAGTAGAGTATTTGGCCCAACGGCATGGGCTAGACTGGACTTCTCAGAACGAGGTTACGCAACTGATGTCTCTAGTGGGGGGACATCCAGCGCTAATTCGGATTGCTCTGTATTATATATGCTGTCAAGGAATCACCTTAGAGGAAGTAATACATGAGGCGATCGCTAACGGCGGTATCTACCGTTATCATTTATGGCGACACTGGGCAATTCTGCAAGAAAATTCCAGTTTGGTAAAGGCATATATTGAAGTTGTTAGCTCAAAGCAAAGCGTTTCTTTGAATCCCATTGATGCTCATAAACTCGAAAGCTTGGGATTAATCACTTATGAAGGCGATAGCATCCTACCGCGTTGCCAACTCTACCGCGCTTACTTTAAAAAACAACTAGGTGTTGCTGAATTTGAATATAACTCATTGCAAAAACGTGCTTGA
- a CDS encoding CHAT domain-containing protein produces MTQFNIHDSRQWQFLPLVMGRTIVIFSSILLFSESNVAIARQQPINVAQMTQTSSPDATLAVAKLAYQEGKQLYQQGTAESLLKAIAKFEQALLLYRQLSDRSNGQNLRSLEADTLVYIGKIYSNLGEKQKALDYYKQSLPLFEQVGDKQAQGTTLNNIGKIYSELAEKQKALDYYNQSISLRRQVGDKNGEAISLNNIGSVYHFLGEKQKALDYYNQSLLLKQQVGNKAGIATTLNNIGKVYLDLGEKQKALSYFSQALSLYQQAKDAEKEGIPTALSNIGTVYLELAEQQKALSYFSQALILYRQAGDKGGIATALNNIGKAYSNLGEHQKALDYYSQSLLLYQQTGNKAREARTLYNIAFVQHDAGNFQSALTQIERVIKIVEDLRIKIDSQELRTSYFATVQNYYEFYVDLLMQLHKQQPSQGYDALALQASERARARSLLELLAEANADIRQGVEPKLLAQEHNLQQQLDVLEKRRIQVLGGKHTEAQVQALEEDTEVLLEQYKQVQAQIRATSPRYAALTQPQPLSLVQIQQQVLDENTLLLEYSLGEKRSYLWAVTNKSITSYELPKRADIEATVQKFRQEITTPYLKHSPSLDALSQQILAPVAQQLQKKRLAIASDGALQYVPFAVLTTGSSRNYEPLLLNHEIITLPSASTLAILRSEHKGRKSAPKTLVVLADPIFNSDDERLQNKAQVSRLPAPESNLDNLALTRSAQDSDIRFERLRFTRQEAEQILSLVPISDRKQAFDFTASRTTASSENLSQYRIIHFATHGILNSKHPELSGVVLSLFDDKGMPQNGFLRLHDIFNLNLQAELVVLSACKTGLGEEVKGEGLVGLTRGFMYAGSPRVVVSLWSVDDQATSELMKVFYKKMLQEGLKPAAALRTAQIEIWRTQKYAAPYYWAPFTLQGEWK; encoded by the coding sequence ATGACTCAATTTAATATACATGACTCAAGACAATGGCAATTTCTGCCCTTGGTAATGGGTCGCACTATTGTTATTTTTAGCAGCATTTTGTTATTTTCAGAATCAAATGTGGCGATTGCTAGACAGCAGCCGATAAATGTTGCACAGATGACGCAGACAAGTTCGCCAGATGCGACTCTGGCTGTTGCTAAACTTGCATATCAAGAAGGGAAGCAACTATATCAGCAAGGAACAGCAGAATCTCTGTTAAAAGCGATCGCAAAATTTGAGCAAGCACTTTTACTATATCGTCAACTGAGCGATCGCTCCAATGGGCAAAACCTACGCTCTTTAGAAGCTGACACCCTCGTTTATATTGGCAAAATCTACTCAAATTTAGGAGAAAAGCAGAAGGCACTGGATTATTACAAGCAATCCTTACCTCTATTTGAACAAGTGGGGGACAAACAAGCCCAAGGTACTACGCTAAATAACATTGGCAAAATCTACTCAGAGTTAGCAGAAAAGCAAAAGGCGCTGGATTACTACAACCAATCCATATCCTTAAGGCGACAAGTGGGAGACAAAAATGGGGAAGCTATTAGTCTCAATAATATCGGCTCTGTCTACCATTTCCTCGGAGAAAAGCAAAAGGCGTTGGATTACTACAACCAATCTCTGCTTCTCAAGCAACAGGTGGGAAACAAGGCAGGGATAGCGACTACTCTGAACAACATTGGCAAAGTCTACTTAGATTTAGGAGAGAAGCAAAAAGCACTCTCATACTTCAGCCAAGCTCTGTCTTTATACCAACAGGCTAAAGACGCAGAGAAAGAAGGAATACCAACTGCTCTGAGCAATATTGGCACAGTTTATTTAGAGTTAGCAGAACAGCAAAAAGCACTCTCATACTTTAGCCAAGCCCTGATTTTATACCGACAGGCGGGAGACAAAGGAGGGATAGCAACTGCTCTAAACAATATTGGCAAAGCTTACTCAAATTTAGGAGAACACCAAAAGGCGCTAGATTATTACAGCCAATCTTTGCTGCTATATCAACAGACAGGGAACAAGGCAAGGGAAGCACGTACACTCTATAACATCGCTTTTGTTCAACACGACGCAGGCAATTTTCAGTCTGCCCTGACTCAGATAGAGAGAGTCATCAAAATTGTTGAAGACCTTCGTATCAAAATTGACTCTCAGGAACTCCGCACTTCCTATTTTGCCACAGTGCAGAATTATTATGAGTTTTATGTCGATTTGCTGATGCAGTTACACAAACAGCAACCATCTCAAGGATATGATGCTTTAGCACTGCAAGCCAGCGAACGCGCCCGCGCCCGCAGTCTTTTGGAACTACTTGCAGAAGCCAATGCTGATATTCGCCAAGGTGTAGAGCCAAAGTTACTTGCTCAAGAACATAACTTGCAGCAACAACTCGATGTTTTAGAAAAACGTCGGATACAAGTATTAGGCGGTAAGCATACCGAAGCGCAGGTGCAAGCTTTAGAAGAAGACACCGAGGTACTTCTAGAACAGTATAAACAAGTCCAGGCACAAATTCGTGCCACTAGTCCGCGTTATGCAGCGCTGACTCAACCTCAGCCTCTCTCACTCGTGCAAATTCAACAGCAAGTACTTGATGAAAACACTCTGCTTTTAGAATATTCTTTGGGGGAAAAGCGCAGTTATCTTTGGGCAGTTACTAATAAGAGTATCACCAGTTATGAACTACCCAAGCGTGCAGATATTGAAGCTACAGTGCAAAAGTTCCGTCAAGAAATCACTACCCCGTATCTAAAGCATAGTCCGTCTCTAGATGCTCTATCTCAACAAATACTTGCACCAGTAGCCCAGCAACTGCAAAAGAAGCGTTTAGCGATCGCTAGCGATGGTGCTTTGCAATATGTGCCATTTGCTGTCCTCACAACAGGTAGCAGTCGCAATTATGAACCATTACTGCTCAACCACGAAATCATTACTCTCCCTTCAGCGTCTACATTAGCTATCCTCAGAAGCGAACACAAAGGACGTAAATCTGCTCCTAAAACCCTAGTTGTATTGGCAGATCCGATTTTTAATAGTGATGATGAGCGTCTCCAAAATAAAGCACAAGTATCTCGCCTACCTGCGCCAGAGAGCAATTTAGACAACCTGGCTTTAACCAGATCCGCCCAAGACTCAGACATTAGGTTTGAGCGCCTGCGCTTTACACGTCAAGAAGCCGAGCAAATTCTTTCTCTTGTACCAATTAGCGATCGCAAACAAGCCTTTGATTTTACTGCCAGTCGTACCACTGCTAGCAGCGAAAATTTGAGTCAATATCGCATCATCCATTTCGCCACGCATGGCATTCTCAACAGCAAGCATCCAGAATTATCAGGAGTGGTGTTATCGCTATTTGACGACAAGGGAATGCCACAAAATGGCTTTTTGCGCTTGCACGATATCTTCAACCTCAACCTGCAAGCAGAACTGGTAGTACTCAGCGCCTGTAAAACCGGACTGGGAGAAGAAGTTAAGGGAGAAGGATTAGTAGGGTTAACCAGAGGGTTTATGTATGCAGGCAGCCCGCGAGTCGTAGTCAGCCTGTGGAGTGTAGATGACCAGGCAACATCTGAACTTATGAAGGTATTTTACAAAAAGATGCTGCAAGAAGGATTAAAGCCAGCAGCAGCTTTGCGGACAGCACAAATAGAAATATGGCGCACTCAAAAATATGCCGCACCCTATTACTGGGCACCTTTCACTCTACAAGGCGAATGGAAATAA